In one Mucilaginibacter ginsenosidivorax genomic region, the following are encoded:
- a CDS encoding gluconate 2-dehydrogenase subunit 3 family protein, which produces MNRRDAIGRVGLLLGGAVIGAEFFISGCKSSTSASGVADLSKPEIIAFLDEVGETILPATSSPGAKAAEIGKFMGVMVTDCYTADDQKIFLKGISDLDDASNKKFGKKFMEADAKQRTELLTELDAEQKSYTKTKKPTDPNHYFRMMKELTLLGFFTSKPGATEALRYIAVPGKYDGNFPYKKGDKAWAT; this is translated from the coding sequence ATGAATAGAAGAGACGCAATTGGCAGGGTGGGCTTGCTACTTGGAGGAGCGGTTATAGGAGCCGAGTTTTTCATTTCGGGCTGTAAATCATCTACATCCGCTTCGGGAGTAGCTGACCTGTCTAAACCAGAAATTATTGCCTTCCTTGATGAGGTTGGTGAAACCATTTTACCGGCCACAAGTTCTCCCGGCGCTAAGGCAGCCGAAATAGGTAAATTTATGGGCGTAATGGTAACCGATTGCTATACAGCAGATGATCAGAAAATATTTTTAAAGGGTATTTCTGATCTTGACGATGCCAGCAATAAAAAGTTTGGCAAAAAATTCATGGAAGCAGATGCCAAACAACGCACAGAATTGCTTACCGAACTTGACGCCGAGCAAAAATCCTACACAAAAACTAAAAAACCGACAGATCCTAACCATTATTTCAGAATGATGAAGGAATTAACCCTGTTAGGTTTCTTTACTTCAAAACCTGGCGCAACCGAGGCTTTGCGTTACATAGCTGTACCAGGTAAATACGATGGTAATTTCCCATACAAAAAAGGCGATAAAGCCTGGGCTACCTAA
- a CDS encoding Gfo/Idh/MocA family protein, with protein sequence MSEEKEKVTPNPSRRDFIKSTTVAAASFMIVPRFVLGGKGYVAPSDKLLIAGVGAGGKGQSDIANFYKSGKAEIAFLCDVDDRRAARSRADFPKAKYYKDWREMYDKEHKHFDAVSISTPDHNHAIITYKAMQMGKHVYVQKPMTHDIWEARLLTEAAKKYKVVTQMGNQGSSNDGTRLLSEWYDADLIGDVHTVYCWTNRPVWPQGIQWPAANPNIPKELDWDLWLGTAPKKDYVDKLVPFNWRGWWDYGTGALGDMGCHLVEAPFRVLGIQYAKDVQASVGSVYVDEFKEGHFPESCPPSSHITLTFPKTDKTKGDVKLHWMDGGIQPERPEELLPSEKFGGEEGNGTLFIGTKGKMYASTYSDAPTLLPTALTKDAKAPQKWARVQGGANGHYAQWVEGCLAGYGKTELSSSFDKAGPLTEALLMANLAVRGHELQGGRVKLVWDNEAMKVTNFDPVNQYIKRTYREGFELKA encoded by the coding sequence ATGTCTGAAGAAAAAGAGAAAGTTACTCCCAATCCATCGAGGCGGGATTTTATTAAATCTACTACCGTAGCTGCCGCAAGTTTCATGATCGTTCCGCGCTTTGTATTGGGCGGTAAAGGCTATGTAGCACCAAGCGACAAGCTTTTGATAGCCGGCGTTGGTGCGGGCGGTAAAGGCCAAAGCGACATTGCCAATTTTTACAAAAGCGGAAAGGCCGAGATTGCTTTTCTATGCGATGTAGACGACAGGCGTGCAGCAAGATCACGCGCCGATTTCCCTAAAGCCAAGTATTATAAAGACTGGCGCGAGATGTATGATAAAGAGCACAAACACTTTGATGCCGTATCAATTTCCACCCCCGATCATAATCATGCCATTATAACTTATAAGGCTATGCAAATGGGCAAACACGTTTATGTGCAAAAGCCAATGACGCATGATATTTGGGAAGCCCGCTTATTAACCGAAGCAGCAAAAAAATATAAAGTTGTAACCCAGATGGGTAACCAGGGATCATCAAATGATGGCACCCGTTTATTATCTGAATGGTACGATGCCGATTTAATTGGCGATGTACACACCGTTTACTGCTGGACAAACCGCCCGGTATGGCCGCAAGGTATTCAATGGCCTGCAGCCAACCCTAATATTCCTAAAGAATTAGATTGGGATCTGTGGCTGGGTACTGCACCTAAAAAAGATTACGTTGATAAATTGGTGCCCTTTAACTGGCGCGGATGGTGGGATTACGGCACAGGCGCCCTGGGCGATATGGGCTGCCACCTTGTTGAGGCGCCTTTCAGGGTATTAGGCATCCAGTATGCAAAAGATGTACAGGCCAGTGTTGGCAGTGTGTATGTAGATGAGTTTAAAGAGGGTCATTTCCCTGAAAGCTGCCCTCCGTCAAGCCACATCACATTAACGTTCCCTAAAACTGATAAAACTAAGGGCGATGTTAAACTGCACTGGATGGACGGTGGTATACAACCCGAAAGACCTGAAGAGTTATTACCAAGCGAAAAATTTGGCGGCGAAGAAGGTAACGGAACACTGTTTATTGGTACAAAAGGAAAAATGTACGCGAGTACCTATTCAGATGCGCCAACATTATTGCCAACAGCGCTTACCAAGGATGCAAAAGCACCTCAGAAATGGGCACGCGTACAAGGTGGGGCAAATGGTCACTATGCACAATGGGTTGAGGGATGTTTGGCCGGTTATGGTAAAACTGAGTTAAGTTCATCTTTTGATAAGGCAGGCCCGCTTACCGAGGCTTTGTTAATGGCAAACCTTGCAGTACGTGGTCACGAATTACAAGGTGGCCGTGTAAAGCTGGTTTGGGATAACGAGGCTATGAAAGTTACAAACTTTGACCCGGTTAACCAATACATTAAGCGCACTTACCGCGAAGGTTTTGAGCTGAAAGCTTAG
- a CDS encoding GMC oxidoreductase gives MSANTYDAIVIGSGISGGWAAKELTQKGLKTIMLERGRDIKHIKDYVNATKDPWEFTHRGGRTQKMIDDYPVLKRDYPLNEVNLDYWASDKDSPYTETKRFDWFRGYHVGGRSLMWGRQSYRWADVDFEANLKDGIAVDWPIRYKDIAPWYSYAEQFAGISGNRDGLAILPDGDFMPPMELNVVEKDVAKRLKDHYKEARDMIIGRTANITVPHNARTNCQYRNKCWLGCPFGAYFSTQSATLPAAMATGNLTVRPWSIVTKILYDKDTKKAKGVEVLDAETNQTYEYFAKIVFVNASTINSAWILMNSATDVWDGGLGSSSGELGHNLMDHHLGVGASGRYEGFEDKYYFGRRANGFYIPRFANLGGDKRDFIRGFGYQGGASREGWSRDIAELNIGASYKDALTEPGSWSVGMGGFGETLPYHENKVTLDKTKKDKWGLNVVAIDAELKDNEKKMRVAMESEAKAMLEAAGVKDVQTHSTNPFLGRGIHEMGTARMGRDPKTSVLNQWNQVWDAKNVFVTDGSCMTSAACQNPSLTYMALTARAANYAVDALKKNEI, from the coding sequence ATGTCTGCAAATACTTATGACGCTATTGTCATCGGCTCGGGGATATCTGGTGGGTGGGCCGCCAAAGAACTGACACAAAAGGGTTTAAAAACCATTATGCTTGAACGCGGGCGCGATATCAAACATATAAAAGATTATGTGAACGCTACCAAAGACCCATGGGAGTTTACCCATCGTGGTGGCCGTACACAAAAAATGATTGACGATTACCCTGTTTTAAAACGCGATTATCCACTGAACGAGGTCAATCTTGATTATTGGGCCAGCGATAAAGACAGCCCTTACACAGAAACCAAAAGATTCGACTGGTTTCGCGGCTATCATGTAGGCGGCCGTTCATTAATGTGGGGCAGGCAATCATACCGCTGGGCCGATGTTGATTTTGAAGCCAACTTGAAAGACGGTATTGCGGTTGACTGGCCTATCCGTTATAAAGATATAGCGCCATGGTATAGCTATGCCGAGCAATTTGCTGGTATATCTGGTAACAGAGATGGTCTTGCAATTCTTCCTGATGGCGATTTTATGCCGCCAATGGAACTTAATGTGGTTGAAAAAGATGTTGCCAAAAGATTAAAAGATCATTACAAAGAGGCCCGTGATATGATCATTGGCCGTACAGCCAATATCACCGTACCGCATAATGCCCGTACTAACTGCCAGTACCGTAACAAGTGCTGGTTGGGCTGTCCGTTTGGCGCTTACTTTAGCACACAATCGGCCACGTTACCGGCTGCTATGGCTACAGGTAATTTAACTGTAAGACCATGGTCTATTGTTACAAAAATTTTGTACGATAAGGATACCAAAAAAGCCAAAGGTGTTGAAGTACTGGATGCCGAAACCAACCAAACCTATGAGTATTTTGCAAAAATCGTATTTGTAAATGCATCAACAATTAACTCAGCCTGGATTTTGATGAATTCGGCAACTGATGTTTGGGATGGCGGTTTGGGCAGCAGCAGCGGCGAACTTGGTCACAACCTGATGGATCATCACTTAGGTGTTGGTGCATCTGGCAGGTACGAAGGTTTTGAAGATAAATATTACTTTGGCCGCCGCGCAAACGGATTTTATATCCCCCGCTTTGCAAACCTTGGCGGCGACAAACGCGATTTTATCCGTGGTTTTGGTTACCAGGGCGGTGCAAGCCGCGAAGGCTGGAGCAGGGATATTGCCGAATTGAACATTGGCGCATCCTACAAAGACGCCCTTACCGAACCAGGATCATGGTCGGTTGGTATGGGAGGTTTTGGCGAAACGCTGCCTTATCATGAAAATAAAGTAACGCTTGATAAAACCAAAAAAGATAAATGGGGCCTCAACGTTGTTGCTATCGACGCCGAGCTGAAAGACAACGAGAAAAAGATGCGTGTAGCCATGGAGAGCGAAGCAAAAGCGATGTTGGAAGCAGCAGGAGTTAAAGACGTACAAACCCATAGCACCAATCCATTCCTGGGTCGTGGTATTCACGAAATGGGTACTGCACGCATGGGCCGCGATCCTAAAACATCCGTACTTAACCAGTGGAACCAGGTTTGGGATGCTAAAAACGTATTTGTTACCGATGGTTCTTGTATGACATCTGCCGCATGCCAAAACCCGTCGCTTACTTACATGGCGCTGACAGCACGTGCAGCTAACTACGCAGTTGATGCATTAAAGAAAAACGAGATCTAA
- a CDS encoding GMC oxidoreductase, which yields MANLNIDSVKDRTFDAIVIGSGMSGGWAAKELTDKGLKTLILERGRDVKHIKDYPTTNMYPWEFEHRGELPVAIKEANPIVNRCYAFGEDAAHFFVKDNDHPYVQEKPFDWIRGYQVGGKSLLWARQTQRWSEFDFEGPARDGFAVDWPIRYKDIAPWYSYVEKFAGISGNMDGLAELPDGEFLPAFPLNAVETYFSNHVKSKYSNRHVISARCAHLSKPNQIHLDQGRVQCQERILCQRGCPFGGYFSANASTIPWALKSGHATLRPFSVVQEIIYDEKKGKASGVRIIDTNTKEAIEYYADIIFVNAAALNTNLVLLNSTSHRFPNGLGNDSGVLGKYVAFHNYSAHIGAEYDGEKEWTTDGRNPAGGGYIPRFRNVYKQETNFLRGYASGFSAYRYQQRPWDGVGAGLKDNLVKDNLSGWKVGSHMMGETIPKETNYVALDKTLKDQWGIPQLKISVDYDDNDEKMKKDYVEQLTEMFTSAGFTNIKASTDNRAPGLDIHEMGGARMGNDPKTSVLNKWNQMHAVKNVFVTDGACMTSTSCQNPSLTYMAFTARAADYAVSEMKKGNI from the coding sequence ATGGCTAATTTAAATATAGATAGCGTTAAAGACAGAACATTTGATGCGATAGTGATTGGCTCGGGGATGAGTGGTGGCTGGGCTGCTAAAGAACTTACAGACAAGGGCCTTAAAACGCTGATATTGGAACGTGGCCGCGATGTAAAGCATATTAAAGATTATCCTACTACTAATATGTACCCATGGGAGTTTGAGCACCGCGGCGAACTACCGGTTGCCATAAAAGAAGCCAACCCCATTGTAAACCGCTGTTATGCTTTTGGCGAGGATGCCGCTCACTTTTTTGTAAAGGATAATGATCACCCTTATGTACAGGAAAAGCCGTTCGATTGGATCCGTGGTTACCAGGTAGGCGGTAAATCGCTGCTTTGGGCCCGCCAGACACAGCGCTGGAGCGAATTTGATTTTGAAGGCCCAGCGCGCGATGGTTTTGCTGTTGACTGGCCTATCCGGTACAAGGATATTGCCCCATGGTATAGTTACGTTGAAAAATTTGCAGGTATCTCTGGTAACATGGATGGCCTTGCAGAGCTGCCCGATGGCGAGTTTTTGCCCGCCTTTCCTTTAAATGCGGTTGAAACCTATTTTAGCAACCATGTAAAAAGTAAATACAGCAACCGGCACGTAATAAGCGCACGCTGCGCCCATTTATCTAAACCAAACCAAATCCATTTAGATCAGGGCCGGGTGCAATGCCAGGAACGCATTTTGTGCCAGCGCGGCTGCCCGTTTGGCGGTTACTTCAGCGCAAATGCTTCTACTATTCCATGGGCATTAAAATCAGGTCACGCCACTTTGCGTCCATTTTCTGTTGTACAGGAGATTATTTACGACGAGAAAAAAGGTAAGGCAAGTGGTGTTCGCATAATCGATACCAATACAAAAGAGGCGATTGAATATTACGCCGATATCATTTTTGTAAATGCGGCGGCTTTAAATACCAACCTGGTATTATTAAATTCAACTTCGCATCGCTTTCCCAATGGCCTGGGTAATGATAGTGGCGTGTTGGGTAAATACGTTGCCTTCCACAATTATTCGGCGCATATTGGAGCCGAGTACGATGGCGAAAAGGAATGGACAACTGATGGCCGTAACCCGGCCGGTGGTGGTTATATTCCACGTTTCCGTAACGTTTATAAACAGGAAACTAATTTTTTACGCGGGTATGCTTCTGGCTTCAGCGCGTACCGTTACCAGCAGCGCCCATGGGATGGTGTTGGAGCCGGCCTTAAGGATAACCTGGTTAAAGATAACCTGAGCGGCTGGAAAGTAGGATCGCATATGATGGGCGAAACCATACCTAAAGAAACCAACTACGTAGCCCTTGATAAAACGTTAAAAGACCAATGGGGGATACCGCAGCTGAAAATATCGGTTGACTATGATGATAACGACGAGAAGATGAAGAAAGATTACGTAGAGCAGCTGACAGAAATGTTTACCTCTGCAGGTTTTACCAATATAAAAGCCAGTACCGATAACCGTGCGCCAGGACTTGATATTCACGAAATGGGCGGCGCCCGAATGGGTAACGACCCCAAAACATCGGTGCTTAATAAATGGAACCAGATGCATGCGGTAAAAAATGTATTTGTAACCGATGGTGCCTGCATGACCTCAACCTCATGCCAAAATCCATCCCTTACATACATGGCCTTTACCGCACGGGCTGCTGATTATGCGGTGAGTGAAATGAAAAAGGGGAATATATAA
- a CDS encoding gluconate 2-dehydrogenase subunit 3 family protein: protein MHRRTVIKNLALVIGGAVLLPACHRTEGKAFVALKNVDISADQEKLVSDIAETIIPKTATPGAKDLNLHLFVFKMLDDCYKKEDQQAFVTGMGQFADVVKNKYDKPFSDLSQKQREEMLLSIENDKDEKSTINSKELKSFYGIIKSQTVNGYVTSKYFMTKQVVYELVPGRYNARFPYKQKQSA from the coding sequence ATGCACAGGCGTACTGTAATAAAAAATTTGGCTTTGGTAATAGGTGGCGCTGTGCTGCTTCCTGCGTGCCACCGAACGGAAGGTAAGGCCTTTGTAGCGCTAAAAAATGTTGATATCAGCGCCGATCAGGAGAAACTGGTGAGCGACATTGCTGAAACTATTATACCAAAAACAGCAACACCCGGTGCAAAGGATCTCAATTTACATCTATTTGTATTTAAAATGCTGGATGATTGCTATAAAAAAGAAGATCAGCAAGCATTCGTGACCGGCATGGGGCAATTTGCCGATGTTGTCAAAAACAAGTACGATAAGCCCTTTTCGGATTTAAGCCAAAAACAGCGCGAAGAGATGTTATTGAGTATTGAAAATGATAAGGACGAGAAAAGTACCATAAATTCAAAAGAACTCAAATCATTTTATGGGATCATAAAAAGTCAAACCGTAAATGGTTATGTAACTTCTAAATATTTCATGACCAAACAAGTAGTGTATGAACTTGTACCAGGTAGGTATAATGCCCGTTTTCCATACAAACAAAAGCAATCAGCATAA
- a CDS encoding sugar phosphate isomerase/epimerase family protein — protein sequence MTTRRSFLKTGALAVAGATILPDSLFAAPKKLERVGVQLYSVRDAMKLDPKGTLKKIADAGYHHVEHANYIDRKFYGFPAKEFKKILEDLALKMPSGHTVMTAQHWDESKQDFTDAWKYTVEDAATMGQKFVISPWLDEKVRTDLDALKRTMEQFNKCGELCQKSSMKFGYHNHNFEISTKVGDITLYDYIIQNTDAALVAQQIDIGNMLTTGGHALDFINKYPGRFESMHVKDEIKVAPHGGDDTESCILGQGIMPVKEIVKAGSKKGGTSLFIIEQEAYQGKDPVESVKIDLQIMKKWGY from the coding sequence ATGACTACACGCAGATCATTTTTAAAAACAGGCGCCCTGGCAGTTGCCGGCGCTACCATTTTACCCGATAGTTTATTTGCCGCACCAAAAAAACTCGAAAGGGTGGGTGTGCAGCTTTACAGTGTACGCGACGCCATGAAACTTGACCCCAAGGGCACGTTGAAGAAAATTGCAGATGCGGGATATCATCATGTAGAACACGCCAACTACATCGACCGAAAGTTTTATGGGTTCCCGGCAAAGGAATTTAAAAAGATACTGGAAGATTTGGCGCTCAAAATGCCAAGCGGCCATACCGTAATGACAGCACAGCACTGGGACGAATCAAAACAAGATTTTACCGATGCCTGGAAATATACAGTAGAAGATGCTGCTACGATGGGCCAAAAATTTGTAATAAGCCCATGGCTTGATGAAAAAGTGCGTACAGATTTGGATGCCCTGAAACGCACTATGGAGCAGTTTAACAAATGTGGCGAATTATGCCAAAAATCATCAATGAAATTTGGCTATCATAACCATAATTTCGAGATCAGCACCAAAGTTGGTGATATTACCCTGTATGACTATATCATCCAGAATACCGATGCCGCCCTGGTTGCCCAGCAAATAGATATTGGTAATATGTTAACAACTGGCGGCCACGCGCTTGATTTTATTAATAAATATCCCGGCAGGTTTGAGTCGATGCACGTTAAAGATGAAATAAAGGTAGCCCCACATGGTGGCGATGATACCGAGAGCTGTATTTTAGGCCAGGGTATTATGCCGGTAAAAGAAATTGTAAAGGCAGGCAGCAAAAAAGGCGGTACTTCCCTTTTTATTATCGAGCAGGAGGCCTACCAGGGCAAAGATCCGGTAGAGAGTGTAAAAATTGATTTACAAATCATGAAAAAATGGGGTTATTAA
- a CDS encoding TolB family protein produces the protein MLSKIFCSTAFLLCVAFFDQKVQAQGLGIFDNQTDVGTIKHPGSAQYDAKTQQYQLSGSGQNIWATHDDFHFVWKRMKGDFILRTNAAFIGKGVELHRKVGLMVRSTLDSNSKHINAVVHGDGLTSLQYRKTVSGITEEKKAGVTAADVIQLERKGNTYTMSVARKGDLFVTEEVSDLDLGDEVYVGIFICSHNADVTEKATFSNVRIVVPAPATLVPYKQYLGSSIELLDLDTQNSTIIYQSPRSLQAPNWMKDGKSLIYNSEGSLYKYDLKTNTPTALNTEPAKNNNNDHVLSFDGKQLVISSGDGGPSIGYTVPVTGGQAKRITATGVGASYMHGWSPDGNYIVFCGERNKEYDVYRIPSAGGPEERLTNTPGLDDGPEYTPDGKYIYFNSVRGGLMQVWRMKADGSEQTQITNDDYNNWFPHISPDGKWIVYITFLKNEVSPGDHPFYKHVFLRVMPAAGGPSKVVAYLYGGQGTINTPSWAPDSKHLAFVSNSDLLFPVFPKEK, from the coding sequence ATGCTAAGTAAGATCTTCTGTTCCACAGCTTTTTTGTTGTGCGTTGCCTTTTTCGATCAAAAAGTTCAGGCTCAGGGGCTTGGCATATTCGATAATCAAACCGATGTAGGTACCATTAAACATCCGGGCAGTGCACAATATGATGCTAAAACCCAGCAATACCAGCTGAGCGGATCGGGCCAAAACATCTGGGCCACGCATGATGATTTTCATTTTGTATGGAAACGCATGAAAGGCGATTTTATACTACGCACCAATGCGGCATTTATTGGTAAAGGTGTTGAACTGCACCGTAAAGTGGGCCTTATGGTGCGTAGCACGCTGGATAGTAATTCAAAGCATATCAACGCGGTTGTTCATGGCGATGGCCTTACCTCATTGCAGTATCGCAAAACAGTTAGCGGCATTACCGAGGAGAAAAAAGCAGGCGTCACTGCGGCTGACGTTATCCAGTTAGAGCGTAAGGGCAATACCTACACCATGTCGGTAGCCCGTAAAGGCGACTTATTTGTTACCGAAGAGGTAAGCGATCTTGACCTGGGCGACGAAGTTTACGTGGGTATTTTCATTTGCTCGCACAATGCAGATGTAACCGAAAAAGCCACTTTCAGTAACGTGCGGATTGTTGTACCGGCGCCGGCGACATTGGTGCCTTACAAACAATACCTTGGCAGCAGTATTGAGCTGCTGGATTTGGATACGCAAAATAGTACCATCATTTACCAGTCGCCGCGCTCATTACAGGCACCCAACTGGATGAAGGATGGTAAATCGTTAATCTACAACAGTGAAGGCTCATTGTATAAATATGATCTTAAAACCAATACGCCAACTGCTTTAAATACCGAGCCGGCAAAAAACAACAATAACGATCACGTACTTTCATTTGATGGTAAGCAATTAGTTATAAGCAGCGGCGATGGTGGCCCTTCTATAGGATATACCGTACCTGTAACAGGAGGCCAGGCAAAAAGGATTACTGCTACCGGCGTTGGGGCGAGCTATATGCATGGCTGGTCGCCGGATGGTAATTATATTGTGTTTTGCGGCGAAAGAAATAAAGAGTATGACGTATACCGTATTCCTTCAGCCGGGGGCCCTGAAGAACGGTTGACTAATACCCCCGGTTTGGATGATGGCCCCGAGTACACTCCAGACGGCAAATACATATACTTTAATTCGGTACGCGGCGGGCTGATGCAGGTTTGGCGTATGAAAGCCGATGGCAGCGAACAAACGCAGATTACCAATGATGATTATAACAACTGGTTTCCGCATATATCGCCCGATGGTAAGTGGATTGTGTATATCACCTTCCTTAAAAACGAAGTGTCTCCCGGAGATCATCCCTTTTACAAACATGTATTTTTAAGGGTGATGCCTGCAGCCGGCGGTCCGTCAAAAGTTGTTGCATATTTATACGGCGGCCAGGGTACTATCAACACCCCATCATGGGCGCCGGATAGCAAACATCTTGCTTTTGTGAGCAATTCAGATTTATTGTTCCCGGTATTCCCGAAGGAAAAATAG
- a CDS encoding fatty acid desaturase, with protein sequence MAFLNTVLEPPSYGWTDEDGNLAKPTNAIILKEFFSRLNVFRDKKNWLSFLSWFLVLALTPFLFLFIFKYFSIVGLIVAFVYSMIIMGTHGTIWHHRYCTHNAYTFTNKFWRFFTQNLTLKIIPEEIYAVSHHVHHALSDQPGDPYNAQGGFMYCFLADVNHQPVARNMTEACYKKCVNLMKHVGVTPNTYKQYQKWGTIANPYRTVVGIILNWGFWFTAFYLMGGLPLACAIFGSAGFWAVGVRTFNYEGHGKGQDKRREGTDYNREDMSINQLWPGYVAGEWHNNHHLYPKSARSGFKPHQFDLAWCYIKLMSMIGAVSSYRDSKKEFLMTYCNKDGVEIPVTKLAVKYAEVKPVLVRVK encoded by the coding sequence ATGGCTTTTTTAAACACAGTGCTCGAACCACCCTCATACGGATGGACGGATGAGGATGGTAACCTTGCAAAACCCACCAATGCAATAATTTTAAAAGAGTTTTTCTCGAGACTGAATGTTTTCAGGGATAAAAAAAACTGGCTTTCTTTTTTAAGCTGGTTTTTGGTGCTCGCATTAACACCATTCCTGTTTTTGTTCATATTCAAATATTTCAGCATCGTAGGTTTGATAGTTGCGTTTGTTTACAGCATGATTATTATGGGTACTCACGGAACTATATGGCACCACAGGTATTGCACGCATAATGCTTACACTTTTACCAATAAATTCTGGCGCTTTTTTACCCAAAACCTTACGCTTAAAATTATTCCCGAAGAAATTTACGCGGTATCGCATCATGTTCATCATGCACTGTCAGATCAGCCCGGCGATCCGTACAATGCGCAAGGTGGCTTTATGTACTGCTTTTTGGCCGATGTAAACCACCAGCCCGTAGCCCGGAACATGACCGAGGCCTGTTACAAAAAATGTGTTAACTTAATGAAACACGTTGGTGTAACCCCCAATACCTATAAGCAATATCAAAAATGGGGTACTATAGCTAATCCGTATCGTACCGTTGTGGGTATTATCCTTAACTGGGGTTTCTGGTTCACCGCGTTTTACCTCATGGGCGGGTTGCCCTTAGCATGCGCCATTTTTGGCTCTGCAGGCTTTTGGGCAGTGGGCGTGCGCACGTTTAATTACGAGGGCCATGGTAAAGGGCAGGATAAACGCCGCGAGGGCACCGATTATAATCGCGAAGATATGTCAATAAACCAGCTATGGCCTGGTTATGTGGCCGGCGAATGGCATAATAACCATCACCTGTATCCTAAAAGCGCCCGCTCGGGCTTTAAGCCGCATCAGTTCGACCTGGCCTGGTGTTATATCAAATTAATGAGCATGATAGGCGCCGTAAGCTCATACCGCGATTCGAAAAAAGAATTCCTGATGACTTATTGTAACAAAGATGGGGTAGAAATACCTGTAACCAAACTGGCGGTAAAATATGCCGAAGTAAAACCTGTTTTGGTGCGGGTTAAATAA